Below is a window of Pelobates fuscus isolate aPelFus1 chromosome 13, aPelFus1.pri, whole genome shotgun sequence DNA.
GTCAGATGGGTTTGCCCCATTAAGTACGAAGCCAATCGGACTTTAGTGAGTAACGGTTTGTGTTTCATACATACTTTTAATTCGGTTTGCAGTTGGATGTTATCTGAAGGTCAGGggttgtatttaccacaaggcaaacaaggcatttgcctagggcggcactttcaggggggggcgCTAAAAAATGCCACCCAAGCTCCCAGAAAAATGCCTTGTTTGACTCGTATTCTGGAGCTGTCCACCTtattgtgagtgagtgagtgagtgtagctgtcagtgtgtgtctgtgagtgataatgggtgtgcctgtgagtgtgtgtgtcagtgtgtgtatgtaattttatgtgtatctgagagtgtgtgcctgttagcgagtgggtgtgtgtcagtgtgtgtctgtcagtgaaagtgtgtgttggttaaacagtgtgtgccaatgactgtatgtgtgtgccaatgactgcgtatctgtcagtgagtgtatattagtgcatgtatcaatcgaattgggggggcaaatttagatattAGGGGtggccgaatttagtcgtgcctagggcagcacaaatccaaaatacaccactgctgtaGGTAAAGTAAAATTCTGCAACTTTGTGAGAAATGACTTTTGTTTAATATAAACTAATTTTTACCTTGTTTACTAAGACCAAAGTCTGTAATTATGGCAAATCCATCTATGTCAATTACAATGTTTTCCAATTTGAGATCTCTggatttaaaatacagaaaaatagtttttatttttttcaatatcactagaggcacttgaattacatggttttttttttagcctttttaaAGATTAGATTTAAAGACTTAACTATTATAAgacaaacagttaacataataacataactaATCAATCAAACCACAGACATCATTTTGATcacaatacattaaaataacacAGATAATATTTATGGGGAcactatgtatgtatacatttgttaTACACCTACCCTTAGAAGGGTGACTTGATGCTGTCTTTACAAAATTGTGTCCAATtcaggtacatatacacataaaaaatacagaagATATAAAATCTTTTACCTGAATTGAACGTACTACACGCAATTTTGTTAAGACAGCATCAAGTCACCCTTCTAAGGGTAGGtgtataacaaatttattgaatGATCCATTCCTAAGGTGAACTGCTGTTAGCGTTTTTCCCTTTCTATTTTACTATACAAATTTGTGGTGGGTGAAAGGGACAGAGTGTTGTAGCGTTTTGCAATTTACCATAATAACTACCTAAGCGCCTGCAACACACAGCTCTTTGTTCACTATGTatgtttaactttattttttcctgtACACTTACCTGTGAACAATATCGTTTTGATGCAAGAAATCCAGGCCGAGCACACAACACGCCGCATAAAACCTGTAGAAAAGAGAATAAGTTAGTTTCATTTTAGGGAAGGAAATGAAGTTTTTGTACCATTGAAAATTTTGATTCCACCAATCCTGTGTCAATCTGTGCTCAGATATATTTCCTGCAATGTCTTGTATCTTCTGTATTAACAGTCAGCTTAATctgtttttgattttgttttcaaatttctagtccaccttaaaggaacactatagggtcaggaacacaaccctgtattcctgaccctatagtgttaaatccaccatctagccccatggTCTCTCTAAATAGAGTAACatcatacttgtattcaagtctgcagctgcctctgatctgcctgcttggctgagactgtcaaagaggcagatcagggccagcacaagccaatcacagccctggtcaatcagcatctcttcatagagatgcattgaatcaatgcatctctatgaggaaagttcattgtctccatgcagaggcacTGTACACTGTACAGCACTTTCCCATGAAGCACTTCCAGCtgccatcttaggagtggccagtgaagttatcactaggctgtaatgtaaacactgcattttccatgaaaagaccgtgtttactgcaaaaagcctgaagggaatgattctactcaccagaacagatacaataatctgcagttgttctggtgactatagtgtccctttattacatTTGGTTAGGATGTCTAGCTTGGTGTCACGAGTCCATGAATATTGGCTGGTTTTCTGATCTCTGCAGTTTGGTGCAGTACCTCATACTGCCAACACCTTTCTGTGGTGCTGTTGCAGGCTGCTGTCCTCAGACTGAAGAGATCTGACTGTCCCCAGCAGGCCTTTCCTTAGGATGATGTTCTCCCTATTTAGTGTAGCCCAGCCCTTTCTGTGTCAAttcattggatttgttctggagtTGCTCCCTGTGTCCTGCTCCTGGAGATCCTGTGTCCAGAAGGTCAGAGACCCAGAGGCCTCCAGTTTCCTCATATTAAATTTCCcttttctcttgttttgcatTTGTGTTACCCACTTGTTTTCGTGTAGCTAACATACTTGTTATCTTTCCTCATTGCTTTGTATTTATATGGGTATTAATTTCCTACTTACAGTGATTGCTGCTGCAGTCAGCACCCTTTACCAACCAAACTGCGACAATCCGTTTCCATAATCCCAAAACTATTGTTACTTACACAGCTCTGGTTGTGGAAAATGGCTGAAAGTTGTTGTTCCTAATATCGGTCATTAAGTCCCCACCAGCGGCATActccattaaaaaacaaaaatgacccTGAGTCTGGAAACTTGCCAACATGTTAACAAGGAAAGGATGCTGTACTTCGCTCACAGTCTGTAGGATTTCCTTTTCACATATAAGCcttggaaataaaaatggaataattcaactaatcacttttttttttttgctgtgcaaataACAACATTCATACTTGTAGTGCCACGACAACATTTACAAGCCTAGCAATAAGAAATTGTATAAAGCTTCAGCATGGCATGTAGAGTAAACGCACATTTTTAGAATATAGTAATAACAAGCTAGAGTCATGTCTGGGTATATATTAAGATAGAGGCTTGCTAACGAGTAGCTTTTCCAGACACGGTGACAACTGATGAAGTAACATAGGGTAAGAatgccaaatcacatgctaagccATTACCCAGAGGAGTACTACTGCATCTAAAAGCTCTACCAGAGTGTCTCATCCACGCAACATAAattatacgaaaaaaaaaatacaaaaaaaatgtaagactAAAGTAAAGTCAATGATAACATTTTTTGACTGAACAGCTGAAGGCAGAATGGGAGTTGGAGTCCTTCAGGAATCCCAGCAAAGCTCATACAGGAGGTGTAATGGCTATATGCTGTAGTGAGTCCCATGTTTAGCCAATTCCCAGTCTCTGGATACGAAGAATAGCTGTAATAGAACGGTGAGGCAAGGCAACTCCATAGCCCCAGGCCTTTGTGTAGGCCTGGATCCCTGATCCACGGGCTTGAGAAATGAAAAAGTTGAAGTCCTTCCCATCTAAGGGACAGCAGAAGAGTGGTATGGTTTATCGCTGATTGCTGGTGTGGTTGATGCAAGGTGAGTAAGCCCTTATTGACCTTCAGCCCAGGAGTATCGTGGAAACGAGGAGCAGTTGCTTGCGGTTGAGTAATGCCCACAGGGTCCTGTCACCATCTCGCGTCTGCCGCCTCTGATCTCGAGATCGGGAATTCAGCCGGGACAGTTTTTCTCGGGCTGTTAGCTTAGGCCAGAAGTCGTTAAAGATAGCTTCCAATATTATCATAGAGTGCTCAACGGGGTCACTCCAGGGCTACTCTGTCATATTTACAGCATGCCCCTGATGGGAGAGTACCTCCACCATCCTGCATTCAGAGTTGCGTTCCAATACACTGCTGTACGATTCCAGACAGGTGACAGGTAgcgcagtggggaccgggataacccccaccagcccaGGGGGGACACAGTAGGTCTTTGCAAGAGAGTTGTGCTTCACAGGTCAGAAGACTGGCCGCCTCTCCTGCCTGGTGCCTTCACTAAGCCTCATCGGCTCCGCCGGAGATAAAGGCATCGGCACCTCTAAAAACCGGACCGTACCATTCAGTGTTAGCAGCTGGTAGGGCACCGAATGTGTTGATTGTGAATGCAGATTGCCTCAAGAATAGGCTTAAAATAGGAGTATTGTGAGGAGCACTGTCAAGATGcaaatagaaacatggaatgtgaccaataagaaccattcggcccatctagtcagcccaattttctaaatacttgtattagtccctggccttatcgtatggCTAGGATaggattatgcctatcccatgtatgcttaaactccttcactgtgttaacctttaccacctcagttggaaggctattccatgcatccactactctctcaacaaaataatactttctgattttatttttaaacttttgtcgcTCTACTTTAAGActaagtcctcttgttgtggtagtttttcttattttaaatggcAACCAGCTACCATGAGGCATAGGCCTTGCCCCCAATTAATCACTTTTTTAAAGGCAACTCTTGCACACAAATAAAAACTGACAAATAGTATCACCatccaaaaaaataatcaaaaaattaGGATGATAAGTACCCTCCATTTACTGACCTTGGGACTCTTTTAGTTCcagttatgtcttgttttttttgggCTTTTAAAGCAAATTTGCTCTTTGTACGCTTGTACTCAACAAGCAGAACCTGAAAtgcaaaatacacatatatatatatatatatattgttacctaGCATTTATCTTGACACCTTTTATATTGAAAGTGGAATTCACACCATAACCCACCTTTCCAAATGCTCCTCTTCCCAGCACACAGAGACAATCAAAATCCTGAATGCTCAGCCGAGCTCCTTGCTGAATACTGCAAAGAAAAGAAcacgttttaaatatatttaaaattacatacagtCCCCTCCCCCATGAAAAAACAAAGACCCAAAACAAaattctcctataacacacagtatacgtTAACAGCATTGATGAGAAAGATGAATATCTCAATACCCAGCTGATGATGATGGATTTTCCACATCTGCTTCTGCCAATGGAACAGCGTCACGAACTAAACcctttggtggtccagtggtttctTCTGCAATGTTATCAATATCAATAACTGCATCTTTCTCTGTTGATGTTTGGATGTTTTTTTCCATATCAGTAGCAGCACCAGGTGGTGATGATTCCACTTTCTTATTGTCCACTGCTGACACTTGAGGCGTGTCAATTACTACAGCCTGCTCTGGAGCTGGTTGGATTATCTTTTCTGTATCTTCATCGTCAGCTGGCAGCAATGGCTTCATGCTCTCAGAGTCCTCTACTGGTAGTGATTGAGGATTAATAGCTGCATCCTCCTCTGGAGGTGGTTGGATTGTCTTTTCTGTATCTTCATCGTCAGCTGGCAGCAATGGCTTCATGCTCTCAGAGTCCTCTACTGGTAGTGATTGAGGATTAATAGCTGCATCCTCCTCTGGAGCTGGTTGAATTGTCTTTTCTGTAATTTCATCAACAGCTGGCACCGATGGCTCCACGCTGTCCGTGTCCTTTACTGGCAATGGAGTAGGGTCAGTAACTAAATCAACTTCTAGAGCTGGTTGGATTGTCATTTCTAGCAAGCTTACAATAGCTGGTGGTAATGGTTCCATGCTCACAGAGTCCTCTACTGCTACTGGCAGTGGAGCATTGTCAAAAATTCTAGCTTCCACTGGAGGTGGTTGGATAGTTTCTTCACTAATGGTGTTGATAGCTGGTAGTGTTGAATCCACATTCTCAGTGTCCACTACTGGTACATTGTCAATAGTTGTAGCTTCCACTGGAGGTGGTTGGAAGGTCTCTTCTGTAATGGTATCAGCATCAGGTGTTAATGGGCGCATGCTCTCAGTGGCTACTGGCAATATAGGATTGTCAGTAACAACATCTTCTTCTGGAGCTGGCTGGATGGTCTTTTCCGTTTCAGTATCCACAGCCGGCGCCGATGAATCCACGCTCTCAGTATCCGATTCTGGCAGCGAATGAGCATCAATAGCTGCATCCTCCAGTGGAGCTGGTTCGGTGGTCTCCTCTATAAAAGTAGCACAGAACATAACTTGAGTATTGTATATGATACACAGAGATCAATAATGGATTAATTGCTTACATCATAATCCaaaaactctaaagtaaaaagcataagaaaaaaaagaaggaacacAATCTCCAAGCCTAGAACTTTATTTGAATGTATTAATTGTGAGTTATGGTTTATAATATTACAATAACCAATAATACCAATGTCGTTAATGGGAATGGCATCCAGTGAAAATGATGATCTTCAGGTAGGTATAAGTAATTTAatctgtgtatactgtatatgttaTAAGATGTACATCCTGCAGTATGGTTGTTAGAATGGATGTATACGTATCAGTTTCTCTACCTGTAAGATAATGAAATGTGAAATCCCACACTGGTTACTGAGTGCATTCACACTGCTTGACAAGCTTGATGTGTTCTATCACACTGGGGGCTAGTACTGGGGTACAAGGGTTCGCCGCTTGTCAGTAACCAATCAATAATCATTTCTGCCTGATAGATGCCTTTAAAGGCCCATGGGCAGTTTGCTATTTAATACGAGGCATGTTAAACATACACTTACCTTGTTTTGAGGAGATTAATTTCTTAATTGTTTGAAGCTTTGGCCTTTTCTGGGTGAAAGGACTGGAAAACGTCACCTATTCCAAAACAAGGTGAAAGAGTTAACTGCAGGAAGTAAATGATAATATCTTATTTTGCCAAACcaacataaaaacagacacacaaatggaaAAGTAAACAGCTTCAAATCTGTTCTTCTACAGCTAATCACAATAAGTGAAGCCCTTTGTTTAGACAGTCTATAACTTAATATAGTGTCCTTTATCTAAAAAAGTCAAAGATTGCTAAAGATGCTATAAGTGGTAATGTAGGTAATATGACGTATATAcaaaggtttattcaataaatggcAAATTGCATGAATTGAaaacagagtccctttaagctaaaaatCCAAGTTACTACTATTGCTGACTTAAGGAATGCTTTCAAATCACCTATTGTTACCTAAGTTGTGCATTTCAGTTTACACTTCAGTACAGtttgatttatatttatacacttatTCACTAAGTGTGAAAATCCACTATCTTTTAATTGTAAAGTTGTGTAACGTAATCAttcttttgttttctgtattattacattaaaatataactaTAAATTTATCGTGGCCAGAGATTGATTCTCACCTTGATGAAAAGGGTGCCCTGTGGTTCCAGTTGTAGACACAGTTCCTGTTTGGGGTTCAACAGGAATTCTTCCAACTTCAGAGTCTTTGTGGCACACAGTGATCTCTGATCATGCCAATATAAGGATATTTCTAGCTCCCGAGACtatgtaaaaattaaatgaacaatagatatttaaacaaaaaaagtttttggccaATCATGTTTTCGTAAGGAACCATTTCCACACATTTAAACCACATTTTaccattttcacattaaaaaaaaacaaaattatttttcatcAATATATTGAGGTTAGTAAATGAATAGATATAAATTTGTTTAAAGTGTTATATTCTTTGCCCTATTACTAGCCACACTACTAGTCTTCCATGTGTGTGCTTGACACAGCAGGACTTGCTAACTTTGAGAGATTAATCGCAGTTCATTCCAGGTCAGGTGTACAGAGCATTAAGCAGACCCAGACGTGGTGGGTATGTAAACATAAAATCAGTTTGCACCTATACATTTTCTATACACATGGCAAGCTTGTGTATTGGGGAAAATAAGCAATTAAACAACGTGGTTAGTTAATGCTTGACAGAATGCCTTTaactaaaaagttataaaaagtcaAGGTGGCAAATGTTttctaaaatatgcaatatatcaCAGATTGTTTAAAAAATCCTTTAACAATATCGAGAGAAAGATAAACTAACCCAATGTTAAACAACTCTACATTTTAACTGTCTGACACATTAAGGTCCTAAAAGGTTTAGAAATAAGAGTTCAATTAGACAACTCTTTACAGGATTTGAAGATTTATAACGTATTAATTCTACCTGGGGCCAAAAATGAAttcaagctaaaaaaaataatacacgcATGCCATATGTACCTTATCTAAATCCAGTTTAAATGTCTTATTCCAGGATGGGTTAGAAACAGTTTTCCAACTTGTTGAACCCACTGGAATATGATCGATCTTCAGCTGAGTACGGACTTCACCTGTAAGGAAATTTCAGGAACTAAACTTAAAAGGCTAAgagtattttaatttaaagaacaTTTCTACGTAGCTTTGGTCAATACACAGACAATATAAAGGTTCATCTATTAGCTTTACACAAAGCTCTAGAGGTTTGCTTTCATCAAAGGAGTCTAATCTCCTGTATTCtgtaaaaaaagcaaaagaaaataaaaaaactagacaACTTTATAGTCAGCCAGGTAATACAGTCTGAATATAAGCAAAGAGATATATGTGAAATAACACTAGAACCAATTCACTAAAAACATGTTGAAAATGATGTTCCTGCTGTCGGTCTTTTTTGTCTAACAAATAATGTAAAGAATGGAGTTTGTACGATGAGTGAGTCCAAgtttatatgtgggtagagtagtTTGGTGTTGACCTGCTACAAATTTTGAACAGGATATAGATCGATATTGTGGTTTTGATTTTCATTTGGATAGCGATGTTTATTGTAAATACATATTGGCCACAGATTTGGAAGAATTGTTTTACAGAGGTGTCTTCAATAAATAATTTGTGTAACCAATCCAatagaatcaggtaagtgagtttACGATAAATAAGGCCATTGTAGGGCATAAGGCCCGCCTACCAACTTAAAATGTAGTTTGTGAGCTGCTGTATAGAGTAATGTTAAAAATGTCTTATTATGGAACAATGGCCATCAAACGATCTGAACAGGTGTTGCAATGTAGAATAGTACGGCAAAGTAGCAGTAAAaagcttatttttctttttaaaactacTTTGCTATACATT
It encodes the following:
- the LOC134582611 gene encoding serine/threonine-protein kinase N2-like, whose translation is MERKALINLQQLTEVIIKPADKGGNIVLMNRSEYVTMCMAHLSDSTHYKTLPSDPTSLFIGELETLLNYALVKQVINQDKFRYLLTHKNPTIATFYCLPKLHNGIRPPPGRPIVSGNNCLTEALSKFIEKILHPMVLKLPSYLQDTKSTLRKLQDMTVPPYTQLVSGTQVIDVIEQGAGAHPDGPQIPVASDSDSFSSPDEDKLATFEKQLEDEYKVKSEAEKLIKAYSTDRSKDQKHLSDAQKILHDSKRKIEILRMLILQHKETPTISPLEKRIEELSHRFAIERAVAEGAKHAIQKLDGKPLVEAQSILQASNEKLDLLKYSLQERVKELPDGHHRKSITTEELSLGSVKSKSIALTGTLKVRVKGCHGILENVPGRLKDPSDVLPGRSPRRGRFLLMNRIRRNNRGSNQNIQETFDFSKYRRLDSFDESKPLELCVKLIDEPLYCEVRTQLKIDHIPVGSTSWKTVSNPSWNKTFKLDLDKSRELEISLYWHDQRSLCATKTLKLEEFLLNPKQELCLQLEPQGTLFIKVTFSSPFTQKRPKLQTIKKLISSKQEETTEPAPLEDAAIDAHSLPESDTESVDSSAPAVDTETEKTIQPAPEEDVVTDNPILPVATESMRPLTPDADTITEETFQPPPVEATTIDNVPVVDTENVDSTLPAINTISEETIQPPPVEARIFDNAPLPVAVEDSVSMEPLPPAIVSLLEMTIQPALEVDLVTDPTPLPVKDTDSVEPSVPAVDEITEKTIQPAPEEDAAINPQSLPVEDSESMKPLLPADDEDTEKTIQPPPEEDAAINPQSLPVEDSESMKPLLPADDEDTEKIIQPAPEQAVVIDTPQVSAVDNKKVESSPPGAATDMEKNIQTSTEKDAVIDIDNIAEETTGPPKGLVRDAVPLAEADVENPSSSAGIQQGARLSIQDFDCLCVLGRGAFGKVGYGVNSTFNIKGVKINARLICEKEILQTVSEVQHPFLVNMLASFQTQGHFCFLMEYAAGGDLMTDIRNNNFQPFSTTRAVFYAACCVLGLDFLHQNDIVHRDLKLENIVIDIDGFAIITDFGLSKQGMGYGEQDRTYCGTLHYMAPEMVCGKPYTTSIDWWSLGAVIYIMLCGMYPFSGNRREVRYNIVYSTPHYPRFLTAEARSILRSLLHKDPKVRLGASENDAWDLKSHPFFKQIDWFALLFKSVRPPCVPSIEGPDDVRYFNRMYTSCAPILTPPGESESLSDVELELFKDFDWVSDRI